The following proteins are encoded in a genomic region of Blastopirellula retiformator:
- a CDS encoding deoxyribonuclease IV: MPIFGAHMSIAGGYYKAVNAAADEAMGCVQLFTKNNNQWRAKDITDKDVKLFKDALAEKKIGHPLSHASYLINMGSPKTELWEKSRDAMIVELQRADMLGIPYVVVHPGAFVDSCEEEGIAAIIKALDEVIAATADLDSICLLETTAGQGSCLGHKFEHIAAMLDGVKQRDRVAVCLDTCHIFAAGYPLGTKQEYEATWKQFEELIGLDKLKAIHLNDSKKPLGSRVDRHEHIGQGCLGEEPFRLLVNDARFQNMPMYLETPKGEEKGETFDSRNLATLQWLMKA, translated from the coding sequence ATGCCCATTTTCGGAGCCCACATGTCGATTGCCGGTGGCTATTACAAAGCCGTCAACGCCGCTGCGGACGAGGCGATGGGGTGCGTGCAGTTATTCACCAAGAATAACAACCAGTGGCGGGCCAAGGATATTACCGACAAAGACGTCAAGCTATTCAAAGACGCTTTGGCGGAGAAGAAGATCGGGCATCCGCTGTCGCACGCGTCTTACCTGATCAACATGGGCTCGCCGAAAACCGAGCTGTGGGAGAAGTCGCGCGATGCGATGATCGTCGAACTGCAGCGGGCCGACATGCTGGGGATTCCGTATGTCGTCGTGCACCCTGGCGCTTTCGTCGACAGCTGCGAAGAAGAGGGGATCGCGGCGATTATCAAGGCGCTCGACGAGGTGATCGCCGCGACGGCCGATCTTGATTCGATCTGTCTGTTGGAAACGACGGCAGGGCAGGGGAGCTGCCTGGGGCACAAGTTTGAGCATATCGCCGCGATGTTGGATGGCGTTAAGCAGCGCGATCGCGTCGCGGTTTGTCTTGATACCTGTCACATCTTTGCGGCCGGGTATCCGCTGGGGACGAAGCAGGAATACGAAGCGACCTGGAAGCAGTTTGAAGAGCTGATCGGGCTCGACAAGTTGAAGGCGATTCATTTGAACGACAGCAAGAAACCGCTCGGTTCGCGCGTCGATCGGCATGAACATATCGGCCAGGGTTGTCTGGGCGAAGAGCCGTTTCGGCTGCTGGTCAACGACGCCCGCTTTCAGAATATGCCGATGTATCTGGAGACGCCGAAGGGAGAAGAAAAGGGAGAGACGTTCGACTCCCGCAATCTGGCGACCCTCCAGTGGTTGATGAAAGCATAA